Proteins from a genomic interval of Polaribacter sejongensis:
- the rlmF gene encoding 23S rRNA (adenine(1618)-N(6))-methyltransferase RlmF has protein sequence MKDKGLHPKNKFNKGYNFDELNTINPALKQYVAKNQFDTVTIDFSNPDAVKELNKALLFSLDKISTWNFGDKNLCPPIPGRLDYIHHLADLLSEEKDIKILDIGTGATGIYPLLGIAEYDWNFVATDIDLDSLDTAQDIMDDNNFTDKIELRQQLNEEQILKGVLKDTDSFSATMCNPPFYKSAEEAQGANGRKSRNLGNNAVRNFAGNNNELWYVGGEKAFLHNYLYESSLFPKSSKWFTSLVSKKENVKSLEKSSAKLGAVEFKIIPMHQGNKVTRIVAWRF, from the coding sequence ATGAAAGACAAAGGCTTACACCCAAAAAATAAATTCAACAAAGGTTATAATTTTGATGAATTAAATACCATAAACCCAGCATTAAAACAATATGTTGCTAAAAATCAATTCGACACTGTTACTATAGATTTTTCAAATCCGGATGCAGTAAAAGAATTGAATAAAGCTTTATTATTTTCTTTAGATAAAATTTCTACTTGGAATTTTGGCGATAAAAATTTATGCCCACCAATACCCGGTCGTTTAGATTACATTCATCACTTGGCAGATTTGTTATCAGAAGAAAAAGATATTAAAATTTTAGATATCGGTACAGGAGCAACTGGTATTTATCCTTTATTAGGAATTGCAGAATACGATTGGAATTTTGTAGCTACAGACATCGATTTAGATTCTTTAGATACTGCTCAAGATATTATGGATGATAATAATTTTACTGATAAAATTGAATTACGTCAGCAATTAAATGAAGAGCAAATTTTAAAAGGAGTTTTAAAAGATACCGATTCATTTTCTGCAACAATGTGTAATCCGCCTTTTTACAAATCGGCAGAAGAAGCACAAGGAGCAAATGGTAGAAAATCTAGAAACTTAGGTAATAATGCCGTTAGAAACTTTGCAGGAAATAACAATGAACTTTGGTACGTTGGTGGAGAAAAAGCTTTTTTACATAATTATTTGTATGAAAGTTCTTTGTTTCCTAAAAGTAGTAAATGGTTTACAAGTTTAGTTTCTAAGAAAGAAAACGTAAAGAGTTTAGAAAAGTCTTCTGCAAAGTTAGGAGCTGTTGAATTCAAAATTATTCCGATGCATCAAGGAAATAAAGTAACTAGAATTGTTGCTTGGAGATTTTAA
- the argS gene encoding arginine--tRNA ligase: MSIQNIIETKVKEGFLALYNIEIPTVEFQATRKEFEGDITVVVFPLLRYKKGNPVQIGEDLGKYVVENVTEITNYNVVKGFLNLVIDDSFYTNFFNAIYPDSSYGMVSPKADDKAMMVEYSSPNTNKPLHLGHVRNNLLGYSVAEIIKAAGKKVYKTQIINDRGIHICKSMLAWEKFGNGETPESTGLKGDKLVGNYYVKFDQEYKKEIAQLIAEGKTEDEAKKEAPLFLEAQQMLLKWEAGDAEVVALWKEMNSWVYKGFDVTYKSMGVDFDTLYYESNTYLLGKDVVAQGLEKGVFYKKEDGSVWCDLTEDGLDEKIVLRSDGTAVYMTQDIGTAIQRVKDYADVGGMVYTVGNEQDYHFQVLFLILKKLGFDWAKQLHHLSYGMVDLPSGKMKSREGTVVDADDLMDEMTATAKEISEELGKLDGYSDEEKNELYKTIGLGALKYFILKVDPKKRILFDPKSSVDFQGNTGPFIQYTYARIQSIIRKADFDYSQPVKIELHEKEKELLKQLELYPETVQQAAANYSPAIIANYTYDLVKEFNSFYQNVHILGEQDLDKKAFRVQLSKKVADTIKSAFLLLGIQVPERM; the protein is encoded by the coding sequence ATGAGCATTCAAAACATCATAGAAACCAAAGTAAAAGAAGGTTTTTTAGCATTATACAATATAGAAATTCCAACTGTAGAATTTCAAGCAACTAGAAAAGAATTTGAAGGAGATATTACAGTAGTAGTATTCCCTTTATTACGTTACAAAAAAGGAAATCCTGTACAGATTGGTGAGGATTTAGGTAAATATGTAGTAGAAAATGTTACTGAAATCACCAATTATAACGTTGTAAAAGGGTTCTTAAACCTAGTAATAGACGATAGTTTTTACACAAATTTCTTCAATGCTATTTATCCTGATTCTAGTTATGGTATGGTTTCGCCAAAGGCGGATGACAAAGCCATGATGGTAGAATACTCATCACCAAATACCAACAAACCTTTACACTTAGGGCACGTTCGTAATAATTTATTAGGTTATTCTGTAGCAGAAATAATAAAAGCTGCAGGTAAAAAAGTCTATAAAACGCAGATTATTAACGATAGAGGTATTCATATATGTAAATCTATGTTGGCTTGGGAAAAGTTTGGGAACGGAGAAACTCCTGAATCTACAGGTTTAAAAGGTGATAAATTGGTTGGTAATTATTACGTAAAATTCGACCAAGAATATAAAAAGGAAATTGCGCAATTAATTGCGGAAGGAAAGACTGAAGACGAAGCTAAAAAAGAAGCTCCATTATTTTTAGAAGCACAACAAATGTTGTTGAAATGGGAAGCTGGAGATGCTGAAGTTGTTGCACTTTGGAAAGAAATGAACTCTTGGGTTTATAAAGGATTTGACGTTACTTACAAAAGTATGGGCGTAGATTTTGACACCTTATATTATGAAAGTAACACTTATTTATTAGGAAAAGATGTAGTTGCACAAGGTTTAGAAAAAGGTGTTTTCTATAAAAAAGAAGACGGTTCTGTTTGGTGTGATTTAACAGAAGATGGTTTAGACGAGAAAATCGTTTTACGTTCTGACGGAACAGCTGTCTACATGACACAAGATATTGGTACTGCTATACAACGTGTAAAAGATTATGCAGATGTTGGTGGAATGGTATATACAGTTGGTAACGAACAAGATTATCATTTTCAAGTATTGTTTTTAATCTTGAAGAAATTAGGATTTGATTGGGCAAAACAATTGCATCATTTAAGCTACGGAATGGTAGATTTACCTTCTGGAAAAATGAAATCTAGAGAAGGTACTGTTGTAGATGCAGATGATTTAATGGATGAAATGACGGCAACTGCCAAAGAAATTTCTGAAGAATTAGGAAAACTAGACGGGTATTCTGATGAAGAGAAAAACGAATTATATAAAACGATTGGTTTAGGTGCTTTAAAATACTTTATTTTAAAAGTAGATCCTAAAAAGAGAATTTTGTTCGACCCGAAATCTTCAGTAGATTTCCAAGGAAACACAGGTCCTTTTATTCAGTATACGTATGCTAGAATTCAGTCTATTATTAGAAAAGCAGATTTTGATTATTCACAACCTGTAAAAATTGAATTACACGAAAAGGAAAAAGAATTACTAAAACAATTAGAATTATATCCTGAAACGGTACAACAAGCTGCTGCCAATTATTCTCCAGCAATTATTGCAAACTATACATACGATTTGGTAAAGGAGTTTAATTCTTTTTATCAGAATGTACATATTTTAGGAGAACAAGATTTAGATAAAAAAGCTTTTAGAGTTCAATTGTCTAAAAAAGTAGCTGATACTATTAAATCTGCATTTTTATTATTAGGAATTCAAGTTCCGGAAAGAATGTAA
- a CDS encoding LysM peptidoglycan-binding domain-containing protein — protein sequence MKTKYQGVLDLGEKLAIANGDVKEENGVLHVTGTAKNQYEKNLLWDKIKEVGGDNPTDIQANIEVADTSIFASHTVKSGDTLSKISKKYYGKSGKYNVIFEANTNILSNPDAIQIGQELVIPNL from the coding sequence ATGAAAACAAAATATCAAGGAGTATTAGATTTAGGTGAGAAATTAGCAATTGCAAATGGTGATGTAAAAGAAGAAAATGGTGTTTTACACGTAACAGGTACTGCAAAAAACCAATATGAAAAAAACCTTCTTTGGGATAAAATAAAAGAAGTAGGTGGTGATAACCCTACAGATATACAAGCAAATATTGAAGTTGCTGATACTTCTATTTTTGCATCTCATACTGTAAAAAGTGGAGATACTTTAAGTAAAATATCTAAAAAATATTACGGAAAGTCTGGAAAATACAATGTTATTTTTGAAGCTAACACAAATATTTTAAGCAATCCTGATGCAATTCAAATAGGACAAGAATTAGTGATTCCTAACCTATAA
- the bshC gene encoding bacillithiol biosynthesis cysteine-adding enzyme BshC, with protein MKVTQIPFQKTGFFSKIMLDYLEKKESIQPFYNNFPDISGFHSQIEEKQKSFRLQSRLVLVDALKNQYQGFNFSKKTEENIESLKLQNTFTVTTGHQLNLFTGPLYFLYKILSTINLCEELSEKFPEQNFVPIYWMATEDHDFEEINYFNFDGKKVLWNREDGGAVGRFSTEGLAAVFDVFSEHLGHSKNAEFLKKLFSDGYLKHDNLADATRYIANELFSDYGLIILDGDDASLKQLFNPIVKDELENETSFKAVSKTISDLEKNYKIQVNPREINLFYLGDEFRERIILEGGIYKVNNTDITFSKAEILKEVDENPKSFSPNVIMRPLYQEVILPNLCYLGGGGEMAYWLELKDYFEAVAIPFPILLLRNSVQVVSEKQAKKLEKLNISLEELFLNQHDLLSEKVKENSDIKVNFDEKIQFLEKQFLELKEVAKQTDVSFVNAVNAQERKQIKGLENLQKRLLKAEKKRQKDLVERITLLQNEILPNQSLEERQRNFSEYYLEYGSSFTKALKVALKPLQLEFTILEL; from the coding sequence ATGAAAGTAACACAGATACCATTTCAAAAAACAGGATTTTTTTCTAAGATAATGCTAGATTATTTAGAGAAAAAAGAATCTATACAACCATTTTATAATAATTTTCCTGATATTTCTGGTTTTCATAGTCAGATAGAGGAGAAGCAAAAATCATTTAGATTGCAATCTAGATTGGTGCTAGTTGATGCTTTAAAAAATCAATATCAAGGATTCAATTTTTCAAAAAAAACGGAAGAAAATATTGAGAGCTTAAAGCTACAAAATACATTTACCGTAACTACAGGGCATCAATTAAATTTATTTACCGGACCTTTATATTTCTTGTATAAAATTCTTTCAACAATTAATTTGTGTGAAGAATTATCAGAAAAATTTCCCGAACAAAATTTTGTTCCAATTTATTGGATGGCAACAGAAGATCATGATTTTGAAGAGATTAATTATTTTAATTTTGATGGGAAAAAAGTTCTTTGGAATAGAGAAGATGGTGGAGCAGTTGGACGATTTTCTACTGAAGGATTAGCTGCTGTTTTTGATGTTTTTTCTGAACACTTAGGTCATTCTAAAAATGCTGAATTTCTAAAAAAGTTGTTCTCAGATGGATATTTAAAACATGATAACTTAGCGGATGCTACTCGTTATATAGCAAATGAATTGTTTAGTGATTATGGTTTGATAATTTTAGATGGAGATGATGCTAGTTTAAAACAATTATTTAACCCAATTGTTAAAGACGAATTAGAAAATGAAACTTCATTTAAAGCCGTTTCTAAAACCATTTCAGATTTAGAAAAGAATTATAAAATTCAAGTGAACCCAAGAGAAATTAATTTATTTTATTTGGGTGATGAATTTAGAGAACGTATTATTTTAGAAGGCGGAATTTACAAAGTAAACAATACAGACATTACTTTTTCTAAGGCAGAAATCTTAAAGGAAGTAGATGAAAATCCGAAATCATTTTCGCCAAACGTAATTATGAGACCTTTATACCAAGAGGTAATTTTACCAAACCTTTGTTATTTAGGTGGAGGAGGAGAGATGGCGTATTGGTTAGAATTAAAAGATTATTTTGAAGCAGTAGCCATTCCATTTCCTATTTTATTATTACGTAATTCGGTACAAGTAGTATCAGAAAAACAAGCAAAAAAATTAGAGAAATTGAATATTTCTTTAGAAGAACTGTTTTTAAATCAACATGATTTATTATCTGAAAAAGTGAAGGAAAACTCTGATATTAAAGTGAACTTCGATGAAAAGATTCAGTTTTTAGAAAAGCAGTTTTTAGAACTAAAGGAAGTAGCCAAACAAACAGATGTTTCTTTTGTGAATGCTGTAAATGCACAAGAAAGAAAGCAAATTAAAGGTTTAGAAAATTTACAAAAACGTTTGTTAAAAGCAGAGAAAAAAAGACAAAAAGATTTAGTGGAAAGGATTACATTATTACAAAATGAAATTTTACCAAATCAAAGTTTAGAAGAGCGTCAGCGTAATTTTTCTGAATATTATTTAGAGTATGGTTCGTCATTTACAAAAGCTTTAAAAGTTGCATTGAAACCATTGCAGTTAGAGTTTACAATTTTGGAGTTGTAA
- the lpdA gene encoding dihydrolipoyl dehydrogenase — MKYDIIIIGSGPGGYVTGIRASQLGFKVAIVEKESLGGICLNWGCIPTKALLKSAQVYDYLKHVDQYGLKAEAIDKDFDAVIKRSRGVAEGMSKGVAFLMKKNKIDIINGFGKIKTGKKVDVTAEDGTVTEYSADNIIIATGARSRELPNLPQDGKKVIGYRQAMSLPTQPKSMIVVGSGAIGVEFAHFYNSMGTDVTIVEFMPNVVPVEDIDVSKQFEKSIKKAGIKVMTNSSVESVDTSGDGVVATVKTKKGEETLTADILLSAVGIKSNIENIGLEDVGIIVDRDKILVNDFYQTNLPGYYAIGDVVPGQALAHVASAEGITCVEKLAGLHTEPIDYGNVPGCTYATPEIASVGMTEAKAKEAGYDLKVGKFPFSASGKATASGATEGFVKVIFDAKYGEWLGCHMIGAGVTDMIAEAVLGRKLETTGHEVLKTIHPHPTMSEAVMEAVADAYDEVIHL, encoded by the coding sequence ATGAAATACGACATCATTATTATTGGAAGTGGACCTGGAGGTTATGTAACAGGTATTAGAGCTTCTCAATTAGGCTTTAAAGTTGCCATTGTAGAGAAAGAAAGCTTAGGTGGAATTTGCCTAAACTGGGGATGTATACCTACAAAAGCATTGTTAAAATCTGCACAGGTTTATGATTATTTAAAGCATGTTGACCAATATGGTTTAAAAGCAGAAGCTATTGATAAAGATTTTGATGCTGTAATTAAAAGAAGTCGTGGTGTTGCTGAAGGAATGAGCAAAGGTGTTGCTTTTTTAATGAAGAAAAACAAAATTGATATTATTAACGGTTTTGGTAAAATTAAAACGGGTAAAAAAGTAGATGTTACTGCCGAAGATGGAACGGTAACTGAATATAGTGCAGACAATATTATTATTGCAACAGGTGCGCGCTCTAGAGAATTACCTAACTTGCCACAAGATGGTAAAAAAGTAATTGGTTATAGACAAGCAATGAGTTTACCTACGCAACCAAAATCTATGATTGTTGTAGGTTCTGGAGCTATTGGTGTTGAGTTTGCTCATTTTTATAATTCTATGGGAACAGATGTTACTATTGTAGAATTTATGCCTAATGTAGTGCCAGTTGAAGATATTGATGTTTCTAAACAATTTGAAAAATCAATTAAAAAAGCAGGAATTAAAGTAATGACAAATTCTTCTGTAGAATCTGTTGATACTTCTGGTGATGGCGTTGTTGCTACTGTAAAAACTAAAAAAGGAGAAGAAACTTTAACAGCAGACATCTTATTATCTGCAGTTGGAATTAAATCTAATATAGAAAACATAGGTTTAGAAGATGTTGGAATTATTGTTGACAGAGATAAAATCTTAGTAAACGATTTTTACCAAACAAACCTACCTGGTTATTATGCTATTGGTGATGTTGTTCCTGGACAAGCATTGGCACACGTTGCTTCTGCAGAAGGAATTACTTGTGTAGAAAAATTAGCTGGTTTACATACAGAGCCAATCGATTACGGAAACGTTCCTGGTTGTACATATGCTACTCCAGAGATTGCATCTGTTGGTATGACGGAAGCGAAAGCTAAAGAAGCTGGTTACGATTTAAAAGTTGGTAAATTCCCATTTTCTGCATCTGGTAAAGCAACTGCATCAGGAGCTACTGAAGGTTTTGTAAAAGTTATTTTTGATGCAAAATACGGAGAATGGTTAGGATGCCATATGATTGGTGCTGGTGTTACAGATATGATTGCTGAAGCAGTTTTAGGACGTAAATTAGAAACTACTGGTCATGAAGTTTTAAAAACAATTCACCCTCACCCAACCATGAGTGAAGCAGTTATGGAAGCTGTTGCTGACGCTTATGATGAAGTGATTCATTTATAG
- a CDS encoding M14 family metallopeptidase: protein MKIKLLFITAFLTLGSIFSQTLQSPSEFLGYEIGSRFTRNYKVIDYFKYVSNTLSNVKLEKYGETNEHRPLYLSYISSEENIDNLENIRIANLTQTGIIPGNSKNNKAIVWLSYNVHGNEASSTEAAMLTLYDLVTKKESWLENTVVILDPSVNPDGRDRYVNWYNQVKSTPFNINQNAKEHVEPWPSGRPNHYLFDLNRDWAWATQVESAQRIKMYNKWMPHVHVDFHEQYINNPYYFAPAAEPFHEIISDWQREFQTEIGKNHANYFDKEGWLYFTKESFDLLYPSYGDTYPTYMGAIGMTYEQAGHGMAGLGIQTDHGEVLTLKDRAIHHLTTGLSTVEIASKNAEKLNTEFRKFFKNDALEYKSYVLKNENEDKTNRLKALLDTHEIKYENTNNGSVKGYDYSTQTEGKMSVSSSDLVIHTNQPKGKMVKVLFEPKAKIVDSLTYDITAWSLPYAHGFKAIASKTKVSSAISKTTNKITNIVDKSAYAYLSKWNSLDDATFLGALLQADITPRFSEKPFSVGGKSYERGTLIILRNDNRNDNFDTNLIAIADKHQRELANVSTGFVSSGVDFGSYSVKPINQQKVAVLSGKGTSSLSFGEVWHFFETQLQYPITNVNSENFGSLDYSKYDVIIIPNGSYSKVLTKATLEKVKKWTRSGGTLIAIGNALNSFADKKEFSLKKKISGDKIKDTDLTPYADKERKGVANLITGSIFKSTLDNTHPLAFGYGKDYFSLKLGSTSYEYLKDGNNVAYFDKEAKNVSGYAGSKAVKNVPKSILFAEEKIGSGSIIYMVDNPLFRSFWQNGKLFVANAVFLLNSDKLK from the coding sequence ATGAAAATTAAATTACTTTTTATTACTGCTTTCTTAACACTTGGAAGTATTTTTTCTCAAACTTTACAGTCTCCTTCTGAATTTTTAGGCTATGAAATTGGATCTCGTTTTACCAGAAATTATAAGGTTATAGACTATTTTAAATATGTAAGTAACACTTTATCTAATGTAAAATTAGAGAAATATGGAGAAACCAATGAACACAGACCTTTGTATTTAAGTTATATTTCTTCCGAAGAAAATATTGATAATTTAGAGAATATTAGAATTGCGAATCTTACTCAGACTGGTATTATTCCTGGGAATTCTAAAAATAACAAAGCCATTGTTTGGCTAAGTTACAACGTTCATGGAAATGAAGCATCTAGTACAGAAGCTGCCATGTTAACGCTTTATGATTTAGTTACTAAAAAAGAATCTTGGTTAGAAAATACGGTTGTAATTCTTGATCCGTCTGTAAATCCTGATGGACGAGATAGATATGTAAATTGGTACAATCAAGTAAAAAGTACTCCTTTTAACATCAACCAAAATGCAAAAGAACATGTAGAACCTTGGCCTTCTGGAAGACCAAATCATTATTTATTCGACTTGAATAGAGATTGGGCTTGGGCAACACAAGTAGAATCTGCCCAACGTATAAAAATGTATAATAAATGGATGCCTCACGTGCACGTAGATTTCCATGAACAATATATTAATAATCCGTATTATTTTGCGCCTGCGGCTGAACCTTTTCATGAAATTATTTCTGATTGGCAAAGAGAATTTCAGACAGAAATAGGAAAAAACCATGCGAACTATTTTGATAAAGAAGGCTGGTTGTATTTTACAAAAGAAAGTTTCGATTTACTATACCCAAGTTACGGAGATACGTATCCAACCTACATGGGTGCAATTGGAATGACGTACGAACAAGCTGGTCATGGAATGGCTGGTTTAGGTATTCAAACAGATCATGGAGAGGTTTTAACTTTAAAAGACAGAGCAATTCATCACCTAACAACAGGCTTGTCTACCGTAGAAATTGCATCTAAAAATGCCGAAAAATTAAATACAGAATTTAGAAAGTTTTTTAAAAATGATGCTTTAGAATATAAAAGTTATGTACTAAAAAACGAGAATGAAGATAAGACCAATCGTTTAAAAGCATTGTTAGACACACATGAAATTAAATATGAAAACACTAATAACGGTAGTGTAAAAGGATATGATTATAGTACGCAAACAGAAGGTAAAATGTCTGTTTCTTCATCGGATTTAGTAATACACACCAATCAGCCAAAAGGTAAAATGGTAAAGGTACTTTTTGAGCCAAAAGCAAAAATAGTAGATTCTTTAACCTATGATATTACTGCTTGGTCTCTGCCTTATGCACACGGATTTAAAGCAATTGCCTCTAAAACGAAAGTAAGTTCTGCTATTAGTAAAACTACAAACAAGATTACTAATATAGTTGATAAAAGTGCATACGCTTACCTTTCTAAATGGAATAGTTTAGACGATGCTACTTTTTTAGGTGCTTTATTACAAGCAGATATTACACCTCGTTTTTCTGAAAAACCATTTTCTGTTGGAGGTAAATCGTATGAAAGAGGAACCTTAATTATTTTAAGAAACGACAATAGAAATGATAATTTTGATACTAATTTAATAGCTATTGCAGACAAACACCAAAGAGAATTAGCAAATGTTTCTACAGGTTTTGTTTCTTCTGGCGTAGATTTTGGGTCTTATTCTGTGAAACCGATCAACCAACAAAAAGTAGCTGTTTTATCTGGTAAAGGAACTTCTTCTTTAAGTTTTGGTGAGGTTTGGCATTTCTTTGAAACACAATTACAATACCCAATTACCAACGTAAATTCTGAAAACTTTGGTTCCTTAGATTATTCTAAATATGATGTTATTATCATTCCAAATGGTTCTTACAGCAAAGTCTTAACAAAAGCCACTTTAGAAAAAGTGAAAAAATGGACACGTTCTGGAGGAACTTTAATCGCCATTGGAAATGCTTTAAATAGTTTTGCTGATAAAAAGGAATTCTCTTTAAAGAAGAAAATATCTGGAGATAAAATTAAAGATACAGACCTTACTCCTTATGCAGACAAAGAGCGCAAAGGTGTTGCCAATTTAATTACAGGTAGTATTTTTAAAAGTACTTTAGACAATACACATCCGTTAGCCTTTGGGTATGGAAAAGATTATTTTTCTTTAAAATTAGGTAGTACATCATACGAATATTTAAAAGACGGTAATAATGTTGCCTATTTTGATAAAGAAGCTAAAAACGTGTCTGGTTACGCTGGCAGTAAAGCTGTGAAGAATGTACCAAAATCTATTTTATTCGCTGAAGAAAAAATTGGTAGCGGAAGTATTATTTATATGGTAGACAATCCCTTATTTAGATCTTTCTGGCAAAATGGAAAACTATTTGTTGCCAATGCTGTTTTCTTATTGAATTCTGATAAATTGAAATAG